The segment atttttaaaattttaatttgaacttATAATTCATGTCgaaaaatagattgaatttgtgcTTGGCCCCTGAAGTATTCCAATGTTTTTTTTGACATAAAGATAAATTTAGCTTCTAATGTTTCCTTATTTTGTCATTTTGACTCCAATTCTCttttttgggtcattttggctctcaacctttaaactaactaaaatgttaaattttaaatgGAATTGACATGGTAGCTCATGTGACCTTTTACGTGTACTTCACTGCTAACATGGATAAATTTTCTAAAAGTTTTTATAAACTTTCtttgaaattagttgattttttaaatatttttcaattcaactttaatttctgtttttattttattttttcagatCGAAATTCTTaattctgttttttatttttcaggaacgcaagttttcttggccaagaaattgtccaagatttcaagaaacgagcattcgtacaatccggTTCCTGAGGATTCGACCTTACTTCCcatttactgttatttttactattttacagggaagaggatatttttggtgctctcaaccaCGCATCACCAGAGAAGATAATCAGGATGCTATAGAATGGTTAAACTAGTGCATTATAAATCTTATGATTTGTGCTTGTATGAGACCTACTCGTTGGGGGAGATGATTTAGGCTTTATAATTAGTTTAAGTACTCTTTTTGTCACTAAAAATATATAGTTGAAgtactaaaaaaaaaaatgtaacacctcatacccgtacccgagaccgggataggatacgaggcattaccgagatttttagaataatttcaattaatttatattattttgcaTTCATTTTCATGTTCATGTAACAtctttttcatatattcaattcaaacatcatataaaatacaatacaatatttaaattgtcatatttacatgctcattcaagtTATACggacctacctgactaaattacagaaataccaatatttagggacattttggtaatttaccattttttcaattttcacccaatcttaaattgataatttcattcaatttattaatttagataataaaacaattcattcccttcaatttggtcatttttgacatttttataaaattaccccctaaagttttacttttattcaatttagtacctgagcctaaaacatgcaaattagccatgctagctgaatattcatatatatttttctcctcctcctctccacttaatgtatatatcatgcttataagtaacattatcaataatttcactactGACTTATTTATATATTCAAAACTatccatccgtgtcatagtcactaaatcatttatatctagaacTATGGTACTTCAAATTAAGATAcgctaattttctctgaaactagactcatatatcttcttactataaatttttcagaattttttgtttagccaataagtacagtttattctttaaatttacccctattctgctctctgacagttctaacccttcttcactaagaattaattatctcatcgtacaggattcggatgatgttctcgcttatttctcttgaaaataaactcattaagtattttaaaaatataaatttaatcgcttaattatttttctccaattttttatgattttccaaagtcagaacaggggaacctgaaatcattctgacattgtctcactaaatttattatatctcacaattcacaattccattgcctacaccgtttcttctataagaaactagactcaataaaatttaatttcatatttttttcatattctagtttgatttttaaaatttatggtgatttttcaaaattaacttacTGATGTTgtctaaaactattttagtgcaagatgtttatttaccATAAAAAATGTAAGGGATACCCATGTTAGGGTAGTAATTGGTTGGTCGTCTAACCGTGTTAGCAGTGTACTTGATCTTAGGCACCTACTGGTCATGCTCAAAAAACCAATGAAAGAAGAAAGAGATAATGCTAGTAAAAGATGTAtacaattattaaatattaaataattatatttaaaaataaaaactaatatgTACGGCTTAAACAAGCATATGTATCCAAACAGGAAGCTCTTCATCTTAGTACTAGTTAATACTCGAAACAAAGGGTTTATATTTGGGAAAGCAAGGGAACAAATGGTTGGCGTGGTCGACACTTAGCCTGTAAAGGTTGAGCCTTGGGCATGGTAAGCCCTGGCCCTTCGCTCATATCCACCATCTCTTCACCTTTTCTCTCCCACTCAAAGCATTGAATCAGTGACCCCAAAGTTAATCCAACCATCCGCATGGCTAACCCTTCTCCGGGACACCGCCGCCTCCCGTTCCCGAATGGCATTAACCTGAACGCGAAGTTCGACGGATCTAAACCCTCGAATCTCTCTGGCTTGAACACATTAGGCTCCTCCCAATTGTTGGGATCGTTTTGTATAGCCCATGCATTCACCAACAACATGGTTCCACGCGGTATACGGTACCCTCCCACTAAACATTCTTTTGATGACTCGTGAGGTACTAACAATGGACCGGTGGGCTTGATTCGAAAAGTCTCGTTAATTATACAATGAAGATAAGGAAGATTGGGCAAATCTGATTCTTCGATCAACCGATTTTGTCCGACCACTGTATCAATTTCAATTCGGGCTTTGTTCAAGACTTGGGGATGGTTCAAAAGGAAAGACATTGCCCACTCTATTGTCCCTGATGACGTATCAGTTCCAGCCAAAAGTAAAACCTGTTTAACATTTTCAATAACCGAGTTAGGATACTATTTAATGAGAGTAGACATTAAGAACAAGAAAGCAAGAAAAGCAAAAGCTTACCATCATGAGACTTCTAATAGTTTCATCCTTGTAATTTTCAGGCTCTTGTTCTTGCAAAGACAACATGACTTCAATCATGTTCTTTTTTTCGTCTGTGGATAAACTACTTTTCTTACCAATTTTCATATTATGTCGACATTCATCAATCAATTCTTGTGTAAATGCCTCTCTTCTTTTGAACAAGTTGATCATCCTTTTCTCAGTTTTCTCGAACCACTTCATCATCGGCAGGAAATCACCCATGTTCGTTGCGCCGGCCAAAAGAAAGGATTCCCTCATTATTTCACGAAACCGGGTGCCTTCCTCGACGACAGCCACATCGTCACCGTAATATCTTTTCCCGGATATCATCCGCATCATCAAGTTCAGCATCAGCTCGAAAAGTTTGGATTTCAAGTCCACCGTTCGATCATGATCCTTGAACAGCTTCCGTAAGAGCAAACGGACTTCATCGAGGCGTGTGGCGTAAAGCAATTGGAGACAGTGCCCCGAAAGAAGTTGAATCGACGATATACGCCTCAAGTTTCGCCAGTTATCACCGTAGGAATCCCAGATAAGGCTAGTGTAATTATAACCTAGATGCTTTCCGTATAAAAGTAAAGGGCGGTTGGCAAAGATGATGTCGTTTTTGGTAAAGCATTCCTCAGCAGCCAATGCCGATGAGATAACCACAACGGGGCGTGACCCAAAATGGAGGAGAAGGACACGGCCATGCTTGGCAGAGATCTTGGCGAGGGAACGATGGAGAGGCTTCTTGAGAAGTAAATAGAAGTGGCCAATTAATGGTAAAGAGGGAAAATGGGTGGGAGGATGGTTTTGGAACTTGTGGTATAAGTGGACAGTTATGGAATAAAGAGCTACAAAGAGGAGGATTTGCATAAACATGGCTTGGCTGGCGACCAACTTCAATTCTCAAGATTGTCCTAactataatttaaatatatttatttataaattggaGGATTGTTCTTCTGCGTCAATTTAATTAGATAGTTGGATTTGCACGCTTCCTTCCCCTCCTTGACTACTCAATAGTGGAAAATTCAACCACGCAAGTTCAAACATAAAAGTGAACATGATGAGGTTGAATAGGCGTGAAACATAAAAGCCTAGAAATGTGGAGGTTGAATATTAGGC is part of the Gossypium arboreum isolate Shixiya-1 chromosome 5, ASM2569848v2, whole genome shotgun sequence genome and harbors:
- the LOC108450544 gene encoding cytochrome P450 81Q32-like, with product MFMQILLFVALYSITVHLYHKFQNHPPTHFPSLPLIGHFYLLLKKPLHRSLAKISAKHGRVLLLHFGSRPVVVISSALAAEECFTKNDIIFANRPLLLYGKHLGYNYTSLIWDSYGDNWRNLRRISSIQLLSGHCLQLLYATRLDEVRLLLRKLFKDHDRTVDLKSKLFELMLNLMMRMISGKRYYGDDVAVVEEGTRFREIMRESFLLAGATNMGDFLPMMKWFEKTEKRMINLFKRREAFTQELIDECRHNMKIGKKSSLSTDEKKNMIEVMLSLQEQEPENYKDETIRSLMMVLLLAGTDTSSGTIEWAMSFLLNHPQVLNKARIEIDTVVGQNRLIEESDLPNLPYLHCIINETFRIKPTGPLLVPHESSKECLVGGYRIPRGTMLLVNAWAIQNDPNNWEEPNVFKPERFEGLDPSNFAFRLMPFGNGRRRCPGEGLAMRMVGLTLGSLIQCFEWERKGEEMVDMSEGPGLTMPKAQPLQAKCRPRQPFVPLLSQI